In one Spirochaetota bacterium genomic region, the following are encoded:
- a CDS encoding zinc ABC transporter substrate-binding protein, which yields MERLMKLILILLTILISPQVFSETKKVIFTTILPQKWVVDKIVGDKFEVISVVDKGRDYHTFEITPSLLKKIGEASVYFSLSFGDAEKNILDKVRGTFPNLRIVDVSAGVYKLRYRHRHHHSSHHHHGRFDPHIWTSPLNMKIVAKNVYEEVVRIDPQNKDFYQKNYQKLLEDLDKLHQELKQILEPVRGKKFMVFHSTFRYFERDYDVYEIAIEQEGKEPTPKELRMIIEEAKRNNIKIVFTQPVFSQNSARIIANEIGGKVVEIDHVDYEYIENMRKIAILIRESYN from the coding sequence ATGGAGAGGCTAATGAAGCTAATTTTGATACTTCTAACTATTCTTATTTCTCCGCAAGTATTTTCTGAAACGAAGAAAGTTATATTCACTACCATACTACCTCAAAAGTGGGTTGTTGATAAGATTGTTGGAGATAAGTTTGAAGTAATATCAGTTGTAGATAAAGGTAGAGATTACCACACATTTGAGATCACTCCGTCGCTTTTAAAGAAAATAGGCGAGGCTAGTGTATATTTCTCCTTGAGTTTTGGTGATGCCGAAAAGAATATACTTGATAAAGTCAGAGGAACTTTTCCTAACTTGAGGATTGTTGATGTATCCGCTGGCGTCTATAAATTGAGATACAGGCATAGACATCACCATTCTTCTCATCATCACCATGGAAGATTTGACCCGCATATATGGACATCTCCGTTGAATATGAAAATAGTAGCAAAAAATGTGTATGAGGAAGTTGTGAGGATTGACCCACAGAACAAGGATTTTTACCAAAAGAACTATCAAAAATTACTGGAAGACCTTGACAAACTTCACCAAGAACTCAAGCAGATACTTGAACCTGTGAGAGGTAAAAAGTTTATGGTTTTTCACTCCACATTCAGATATTTTGAGAGAGATTACGACGTTTATGAAATAGCGATAGAACAAGAGGGAAAAGAACCAACACCAAAGGAATTGCGTATGATAATAGAAGAAGCAAAGAGAAACAACATTAAAATTGTCTTTACGCAACCTGTGTTCTCGCAAAATAGTGCCAGAATAATAGCAAATGAAATAGGAGGTAAAGTTGTTGAAATTGACCATGTTGATTACGAGTATATAGAGAATATGAGGAAGATTGCTATTCTCATAAGAGAGAGTTATAATTAG